Proteins encoded together in one Coffea arabica cultivar ET-39 chromosome 2c, Coffea Arabica ET-39 HiFi, whole genome shotgun sequence window:
- the LOC113724898 gene encoding glutamate synthase [NADH], amyloplastic isoform X3 produces MRVLGHNGEINTLRGNVNWMKAREGLLKCKELGLSKTEMKKLLPIVDASSSDSGAFDGVLELLVRAGRSLPEAIMMMIPEAWQNDKNMDPQRKALYEYFSALMEPWDGPALISFTDGRYLGATLDRNGLRPGRFYITHSGRVIMASEVGVVDIPPEDVSRKGRLNPGMMLLVDFEKHVVVDDEALKQQYSLARPYGEWLKRQKIELKDIVKSVHESQRVSPAIAGVVPASKDDDSMENMGIHGLLAPLKAFGYTVEALEMLLLPMAKDGIEALGSMGNDAPLAVMSNREKLTFEYFKQMFAQVTNPPIDPIREKIVTSMECMIGPEGDLTETTEEQCHRLSLKGPLLSIEEMEAIKKMDYRGWRSKVIDITYSVGHGRKGLEETLDRICSEAHDAIKEGYTALVLSDRAFSPKRVAVSSLLAVGAVHHHLVKRLERTRVALIVESAEPREVHHFCTLVGFGADAICPYLAIEAILRLQVDGKIPPKPTGQFHSKDELVKKYFNASNYGMMKVLAKMGISTLASYKGAQIFEAVGLSSEVMERCFTGTPSRVEGATFDALANDALELHELAFPSRVLPAGSAEAVALPNPGDYHWRKGGEIHLNDPLAIAKLQEAARSNSVAAYKEYSRRIQELNKSCNLRGLLKFKDEVMGVPLEEVEPASEIVKRFCTGAMSYGSISLEAHSTLAIAMNKIGGKSNTGEGGEQPSRMDPLPDGSMNPKRSAIKQVASGRFGVSSYYLTNADELQIKMAQGAKPGEGGELPGHKVIGDIAVTRNSTAGVGLISPPPHHDIYSIEDLAQLIHDLKNANPGARISVKLVSEAGVGVIASGVVKGHADHVLISGHDGGTGASRWTGIKSAGLPWELGLAETHQTLVANDLRGRTVLQTDGQLKTGRDVAIAALLGAEEFGFSTAPLITLGCIMMRKCHKNTCPVGIATQDPVLREKFAGEPEHVINFFFMLAEEVREIMSQLGFRTLIEMVGRSDMLELNEDLVKNNEKLKNIDLSLLLRPAADIRPDAAQYCIQKQDHSLDMAMDNKLIDLSKVGIEKCVPVYVETGICNTNRAVGTMLSHEVTKRHSMVGLPADTIHIKFNGSAGQSFGAFVCPGITLELEGDSNDYVGKGLSGGKIIVYPPRESRFDAKENIVIGNVALYGATGGEAYFNGMAAERFCVRNSGAKAVVEGVGDHGCEYMTGGTVVVLGKTGRNFAAGMSGGIAFVLDMDSKFQSHCNSELVDLDKVENEDDILTLKMMIQQHQRHTNSKLAKEVLSNFDDLLPKFIKVFPRDYKRVLASMKEKETANIAAERTAREIEEQEEAELMGKDAFEELKKFSAGSLNKKANQVERVISVKRPTCVADAEKNGGFVRYEREGISYRDPNKRIYDWKEVMEELKPGPLLTTQSARCMDCGTPFCHQENSGCPLGNKIPEFNELVYQNRWREALDRLLETNNFPEFTGRVCPAPCEGSCVLGIIENPVSIKSIECTIIDKAFEEGWMVPRPPQMRTGKRVAVVGSGPAGLAAADQLNRMGHAVTVFERADRIGGLMMYGVPNMKADKVDVVQRRVDLMEKEGINFVVNANVGKDPSFSLDRLREEHDAIVLAVGATKSRDLPVPGRELSGVHFAMEFLHANTKSLLDSNLEDGNFISAKGKKVVVIGGGDTGTDCIGTSIRHGCSGLINLELLPQPPQSRAPNNPWPQWPRVFRIDYGHQEAAAKFGKDPRSYEVLTKRFVGDENGVVKGLEIVRVQWEKDPSGKFQFKEVEGSEEMIEADLVLLAMGFLGPESTIADKLGLEKDNRSNFKADYGRFSTSVEGVFAAGDCRRGQSLVVWAISEGRQAAAQVDKYLMEDTTGLPIDGRRQEDIVKREQDSNRQTVRT; encoded by the exons ATGCGTGTTTTAGGTCACAATGGGGAGATTAATACACTTCGAGGCAATGTGAACTG GATGAAAGCTCGTGAAGGTCTGCTAAAATGCAAGGAGCTGGGTCTTTCCAAGACTGAGATGAAGAAGCTCTTGCCTATAGTAGATGCTAGTTCATCTGATTCAG GAGCTTTTGATGGTGTACTTGAGCTTTTAGTTCGAGCCGGTAGAAGTCTTCCTGAGGCTATAATGATGATGATTCCTGAGGCCTGGCAGAATGACAAGAATATGGATCCTCAGCGAAAGGCCTTGTATGAGTATTTCTCAGCCCTTATGGAACCATGGGATGGGCCTGCACTCATATCGT TTACTGATGGTCGCTACCTTGGAGCAACACTGGATCGGAATGGGTTGCGTCCTGGCCGCTTTTATATCACTCACAGTGGCCGGGTGATTATGGCTAGTGAAGTTGGAGTGGTAGATATCCCACCTGAAGATGTATCTAGGAAAGGAAGACTTAATCCAGGCATGATGCTTCTGGTAGATTTTGAGAAGCATGTTGTTGTAGATGATGAGGCATTGAAGCAGCAGTATTCGCTTGCAAGGCCTTATGGGGAGTGGCTGAAGAGGCAAAAGATAGAACTAAAAGACATAGTAAAATCTGTTCATGAATCTCAAAGGGTCTCTCCAGCTATAGCAGGAGTTGTGCCT GCATCAAAAGATGATGATAGCATGGAAAACATGGGCATTCATGGGTTGTTGGCGCCTTTGAAGGCTTTTGG TTATACCGTTGAAGCTCTGGAGATGCTACTACTTCCAATGGCAAAAGATGGTATTGAGGCGCTTGGTTCAATGGGAAATGATGCTCCCTTGGCGGTGATGTCTAATCGAGAGAAACTCACCTTTGAATACTTCAAGCAGATGTTTGCTCAAGTTACAAACCCGCCTATTGATCCCATCAGGGAGAAGATTGTTACTTCCATGGAATGCATGATAGGTCCAGAAGGTGATCTGACAGAAACCACAGAAGAACAATGTCACCGCCTCTCGCTGAAAGGGCCTTTATTGTCCATTGAAGAAATGGAAGCAATCAAGAAGATGGACTACAGAGGCTGGCGCAGCAAGGTCATAGATATCACCTATTCTGTTGGCCATGGTAGGAAGGGCTTGGAGGAGACCCTAGACCGGATATGCTCAGAAGCACATGATGCAATTAAAGAGGGTTATACAGCACTTGTACTTTCCGACAGAG CCTTCTCACCAAAGCGTGTTGCTGTAAGCTCTTTATTGGCTGTCGGAGCTGTTCATCATCATCTGGTGAAAAGGCTTGAGAGAACACGAGTTGCACTGATTGTTGAATCTGCTGAGCCTCGTGAAGTGCATCACTTCTGTACTCTGGTGGGATTTGGTGCAGATGCAATCTGCCCTTATTTAGCTATAGAAGCAATTTTGAGACTACAGGTAGATGGGAAGATTCCACCCAAGCCAACTGGTCAGTTCCATTCCAAGGATGAGCTCGTTAAAAAATACTTCAATGCAAGTAACTATGGCATGATGAAGGTTCTTGCTAAAATGGGAATATCAACTTTGGCATCTTACAAGGGTGCCCAAATATTTGAGGCAGTTGGCCTTTCATCTGAAGTCATGGAGAGGTGCTTTACTGGGACTCCAAGCAGGGTTGAAGGTGCAACTTTTGATGCACTTGCAAATGATGCTCTTGAGTTGCATGAGCTGGCATTTCCATCAAGGGTCTTACCTGCTGGCAGCGCTGAGGCTGTAGCCCTCCCTAATCCTGGTGATTATCACTGGAGGAAAGGTGGTGAAATTCACCTGAATGATCCTCTTGCTATAGCAAAGCTTCAGGAAGCTGCCAGATCTAATAGTGTGGCTGCTTACAAGGAATATTCGAGACGGATACAAGAATTGAACAAGAGCTGCAATTTGAGGGGACTTTTGAAATTTAAAGACGAAGTGATGGGGGTTCCTTTGGAAGAAGTTGAACCAGCCAGTGAGATTGTAAAACGATTTTGTACCGGAGCAATGAGTTATGGATCAATATCACTGGAAGCACACTCAACCCTTGCTATTGCTATGAACAAAATTGGGGGAAAGTCAAACACAG GTGAGGGGGGTGAGCAACCATCTCGCATGGATCCTCTGCCAGATGGTTCAATGAATCCAAAGAGGAGTGCAATTAAGCAGGTTGCAAGTGGAAGATTTGGTGTTTCAAGTTATTACCTCACAAATGCTGATGAGTTGCAAATAAAAATGGCTCAG GGAGCAAAGCCGGGAGAAGGTGGCGAACTTCCTGGTCACAAGGTTATTGGTGACATTGCCGTGACTAGAAACTCTACTGCTGGAGTGGGGCTGATAAGCCCTCCACCCCATCATGACATATATTCAATTGAAGATCTTGCTCAACTAATTCATGACTTGAAG AATGCAAATCCTGGTGCACGTATAAGTGTGAAGTTAGTTTCTGAAGCTGGTGTTGGGGTAATTGCTAGTGGTGTCGTAAAGGGTCACGCTGATCATGTCTTGATCTCGGGTCATGATGGAGGTACTGGGGCCTCAAGGTGGACTGGCATCAAGAGTGCAGGGCTCCCATGGGAACTTGGTCTGGCTGAGACCCACCAAACCTTAGTTGCGAATGACCTTCGTGGCCGAACTGTTCTTCAGACTGATGGCCAGCTGAAAACTGGAAGAGATGTTGCAATTGCTGCACTTCTTGGTGCCGAGGAGTTTGGTTTTAGCACTGCTCCCCTCATCACTCTTGGCTGCATTATGATGCGGAAGTGCCACAAAAACACTTGTCCAGTGGGGATCGCCACCCAAGATCCAGTTCTTCGAGAAAAGTTTGCTGGGGAACCAGAACATGTCATAAACTTTTTCTTTATGCTAGCAGAGGAAGTCAGGGAAATCATGTCTCAGCTCGGATTTCGAACGCTTATTGAAATGGTTGGTCGCTCAGATATGCTTGAACTCAATGAAGACTTGGTCAAGAACAATGAAAAGCTCAAGAACATTGATCTCTCTTTATTGCTTAGACCTGCTGCTGACATCCGGCCAGATGCTGCACAGTACTGCATACAGAAACAGGATCATAGTTTGGACATGGCTATGGATAACAAATTAATAGATCTGTCCAAAGTGggaattgaaaaatgtgttccgGTATATGTCGAAACTGGAATTTGCAATACAAATCGGGCTGTTGGAACCATGCTTAGCCATGAAGTAACAAAGCGCCACAGCATGGTGGGACTTCCAGCAGATACAATTCACATCAAATTCAATGGTAGTGCTGGCCAGAGTTTTGGTGCTTTTGTTTGCCCTGGCATCACATTGGAGCTGGAAGGTGACAGCAATGATTATGTGGGTAAGGGACTATCTGGTGGCAAGATCATTGTGTATCCTCCCAGAGAAAGCAGGTTTGATGCAAAGGAAAATATTGTTATTGGAAATGTGGCTTTATACGGGGCTACTGGTGGTGAAGCTTACTTTAATGGGATGGCTGCGGAAAGGTTTTGTGTGCGAAACTCAGGTGCCAAAGCAGTTGTGGAAGGTGTTGGTGATCATGGATGTGAATACATGACTGGTGGAACTGTTGTTGTGCTGGGGAAAACTGGAAGAAACTTTGCTGCTGGCATGAGTGGAGGAATTGCTTTTGTGCTTGATATGGATTCTAAGTTCCAATCTCATTGCAACTCTGAGTTGGTGGATCTTGATAAAGTAGAAAACGAAGATGATATTCTGACTCTGAAAATGATGATACAACAACATCAGCGCCACACCAACAGCAAGCTAGCGAAGGAGGTTCTTTCAAATTTCGATGATCTTTTGCCTAAATTTATCAAGGTCTTCCCTAGAGACTATAAACGGGTTCTTGCAAGCATGAAAGAAAAGGAGACTGCCAACATTGCTGCTGAACGAACTGCAAGAGAAATTGAGGAGCAAGAAGAGGCAGAGTTGATGGGGAAAGATGCTTTTGAAGAGCTTAAAAAGTTTTCAGCTGGATCCTTGAACAAAAAAGCCAATCAG GTAGAAAGGGTCATTTCAGTTAAGAGGCCTACATGTGTGGCTGATGCTGAGAAGAATGGAGGTTTTGTTCGATATGAGAGAGAGGGTATTTCATATAGGGATCCCAACAAGCGGATCTATGATTGGAAAGAAGTTATGGAAGAACTGAAACCTGGTCCACTTCTTACAACACAGTCTGCTCGCTGTATGGACTGTGGCACTCCTTTTTGTCATCAG GAGAACTCTGGATGTCCCCTTGGGAATAAGATACCTGAATTCAATGAGTTAGTATACCAGAATAGATGGCGGGAAGCATTAGATAGGCTTCTTGAGACCAACAATTTTCCGGAGTTTACTGGCCGAGTCTGCCCTGCGCCTTGTGAAGGGTCTTGTGTGCTTGGTATTATCGAGAATCCAGTCTCCATCAAAAGCATTGAGTGCACTATCATTGACAAAGCCTTTGAGGAGGGATGGATGGTACCAAGGCCTCCACAAATGAGAACTGG GAAGAGAGTTGCTGTTGTTGGAAGTGGACCTGCTGGCTTAGCTGCTGCTGATCAGTTAAATAGGATGGGTCATGCTGTTACTGTGTTTGAGCGTGCTGATCGAATTGGTGGTCTTATGATGTATGGGGTGCCCAACATGAAGGCTGATAAAGTTGATGTTGTCCAGAGAAGGGTTGATCTTATGGAAAAGGAAGGTATCAACTTTGTGGTTAATGCCAATGTAGGCAAAGATCCCTCATTCTCCCTAGACCGACTTCGTGAGGAACATGATGCAATTGTTTTGGCTGTTGGAGCCACAAAGTCCAG GGACCTTCCTGTTCCTGGGCGTGAGCTTTCTGGAGTGCATTTTGCCATGGAATTTCTTCATGCTAAtacgaagagtttgcttgacaGCAATCTTGAGGATGGCAATTTCATTTCAGCTAAGGGCAAGAAGGTAGTGGTTATTGGTGGAGGTGATACTGGTACTGACTGCATAGGTACCTCTATTCGACATGGTTGCAGTGGTCTTATAAATCTAGAACTTCTTCCTCAGCCTCCACAATCTAGGGCCCCAAACAATCCCTGGCCACAG TGGCCTCGGGTATTTCGCATAGACTATGGACACCAGGAAGCTGCTGCCAAGTTTGGCAAAGATCCAAGGTCCTACGAGGTATTAACCAAGCGGTTTGTGGGCGATGAGAATGGAGTGGTTAAAGGACTAGAGATTGTACGAGTCCAGTGGGAGAAGGATCCTAGTGGGAAGTTCCAATTTAAGGAAGTGGAAGGCTCAGAGGAGATGATTGAGGCTGATCTAGTTTTGTTAGCAATGGGCTTCCTTGGTCCTGAATCG ACCATAGCGGACAAACTTGGATTGGAGAAAGACAATAGATCGAACTTCAAAGCAGACTATGGGCGCTTCTCAACGAGTGTGGAAGGTGTATTTGCAGCTGGGGACTGTCGGCGTGGCCAGTCTCTGGTTGTATGGGCCATCTCCGAAGGCAGGCAAGCAGCTGCACAGGTGGACAAGTATCTCATGGAAGACACAACAGGCCTTCCTATTGATGGCAGAAGGCAAGAGGATATTGTCAAGAGAGAACAAGATAGCAACAGACAGACGGTAAGGACATAG